The nucleotide sequence GATGTAACCACGGCGGGAGTCGTACAGGTTGACGACGATGCCGAGGTAGTCGATGTCGACATCGAGGTCGCCGCGCAGGTCGTCGATCTGGGTGGTGAGCAGGTCGTAGGCGTCCGCGGAGCTGTCCTCGGCCTGGACGACGATCAGGGCGCCCGACTGGCCGGGCCGCTCACCGTCGCGGCGGCGGCCGTAGTAGGCGGCCGCGTCCATGCTGAGTCCGAGGCTGGGCGGGCAGTCGACGATGATTACGTCGTAATCACTCTCGAGCGGTGCGAGCGCCCGCTCGAGCGCGGCCTCACGGGCTCGCACCGCGGAAAGGCGTACGTCGAGAAGGAAGGCGTCGTGGCACGCCGGAAGCAGGTGCAGCCTGCCGGCGAACTTCTCCTCGTCGACGGAGACCACGAGGTCACGGAGATCGCCCTTGGGGTCACCCGCCATGTGGTTGGTGAGGCTGTCGCCGTTCATCGGCAGGGGAGTGGCGCCCAGTTGGTTGGTGAGGTGGCACTGCGGGTCGAAGTCGACCAGGAGCACACGCTGACCGAGCCCGGGGAGGTTCTCGATGTCGAGCGGGTTCTCGTTCTGCTCCGCCTCGTCGGCCTGGACATTGCTCTGCCCGAGAGCCTTGGCGAGGGCCTTGGCGACCTGCACGGGGTGAAGGGCGTTGGAGTCCTCGGCGAGGGCTTCACCGACACCGGCGGTGACGGCCGTCTTGCCGACCCCGCCCTTCTGGTTGCAGACCACCATGCGGCGAGTGATCTCGGGCCGGGTGACGTCCGGTGCGGGGTTGGTGTCGAGCCAGAGCTGGACCGACTGGGCGAGACCCTGGATCAGCGAGACTCGCCGGTCGGTGACGGTCTGCCGGAACTCCTCCCACTGACCCGGAGGCAGGAAGGTGGAGAAGGAGTCGGCGCCCGAGGTGTCGACGGCCGCGATGGTGGAAGCGAGGTCGCACCAGTCCCTGATGCCCTGCTCGACCGCCGCTTGGATCTCGATGCCGTGCTGGGCGGCTCTGATCTTCAGGTTCTGCCGGAGCCATCCCGGCAACTTGCTGACGACCTTTTCGCGGTCGCTGGTTGCTGGCGAGTTCATGAGGGAAACCATACTAACGTCCATGATCTTTTGAAGCATCGACACGTTAGTTATGGAAGGTTCCCGGCCCGCAAACCCTCTCTCAGGGAGCCCAGAGGGTGATTACGCCGTAATCACCCTCTCAGCACTCGGCACATGAGTCACGGGTCGGCAGGGTCCGTCACGGTCATTGCTCAACGAAGTGAGCGGCCGCGGACAGGGCGAGACCGGCCTCATCCGTCATGGTGACCGGTCGGGCCGTCCGCTGCTCCAGCCGGCTCAAGGCGCGGACCGCGGCACCGAGATAGCGGTGGAGGCTCACCATCTGAATCCCGGTGACGCAGTTGGGGAGGACTTCGGCGACCTCGTCGAGCCAGTACTCGGCGTCCTCGTCCAGGACCAGACCCTCGCGGTGATCCAGGAGGCGTTGCGCCACGGGCATCAGGAGACGGTGACGTTGCCGAGCGGCTTCCTCGGCTCGCTGGGCTTCCTGCTTCTGACGGGCGATCCGGAGTTCGGCCGCGATGACGGCTTCCGGTGTCCGGCGCAACGGGTCACCGTCCGGCACCTCGTCGTCCAGAGCGGCGGCCCGGAGCCGCTTGGCCTTGTTGTAGGCGGCGCTGGGTGCGTTGACCGCGAGAGCGGGGGCGAGCTCCACCCACTCCGCACCCGCGGCACGTGCGTCGGCGACGGCTCGGGCCTGATGGATCTCGGCACGCTCGCGCAGGTACTCCCAGAGCTGGACCCGCCGGGCAGCCGCCGCCCGCTGCTTCTCCAGAGCGAGCTTCCGCAGAGCGCCCGCGTGCTTCTCCGCGTACAGCAGCGCACCGTAGACCTCGTCGTCGGCCGGCATACGTTCAACGCTGGGATCCTCGGCCTCCTCGTGCAGCTGCCGCAGCTCACCGACGACGGCCGCGGCGTCCATCCTGCCGATCCTTACAGGCGGCTTGACGAGGGGTTTTGTGGGAGCGGGTGCCTTACCGGTGCGACGAGCCATACGACAGATTCTGCCCGCTCAACCTCGATTCACAGACTGTGAATCGAGGTTGATAACCGATTAGATGAGTGCGGGGGAGTCCGCTGGGACCTGAACCGAGGGCCGCTGACCAGGGGTTTTATGGTCCGCCGTGCCAGGGTGATTACGGCGTAATCACTTGCCGCCCCGCCAGGAGGTACCGCTGCTGTGGCTGTTCACGTTCCGCCCGCCTGGCAGCCGGCCCGGGGGTGCCCCTATGTGTTTGGTCAAGGTGGTGGGTGCCGGGCGGGAGTCCGTCTGGCACTCTGCCGGCCATGAGTGATGAAGCGCGCGTGCAGGAATCAGCCGATGAGGGCATGCGTCCGTGCGTCTTCTGTAGTCACCCAGTTGTGATCGACTGTCTCGACGAATGGGACTGCCCGGTGTGCGGTGCGCGCGATGAGGATCAGCCTGAGGTGGCGGGCCGGGATTCGTAGAAGGTTGCGTCGCGGAGCATGGCGAAGAGGACGTCGGCTCGTCGTCGGGCGAGGCAGAGCAGGGCCTGGGTGCGGTGCTTGCCCTGGGCGATCTTCTTGTCGTAGTAGGCCCGGGACGCGGGGTCGCCGGGGCGAGTCCGGCGTCGGCGGCGAAGTGGCCGGAGGTCGGGAAGGTGCTGCCGTCGCCGACCTCGATCAGGATCCTGGCCCCGGTTCTGACACCGACTCCCGGCATGGACGTCAGGACCGAAAGAGGGTGAGCCTCCAGCAGTTCCTCGATCCGTCCCGCCAGGAGTTTTCGCTGGTCGAGCACCGCCGCCAGCGAGGCGGCCAGGCTCGCGGCGATCAGCGCGGCCGCCTCGGTGCCCGGGACCGTCACAGTCTGCTCGTCCAACGCGGCGAAGATCTCTTCGACCAGCCGGTCGGCCATCACGGTGCCTTCGGCCGCAGCAGAGTGACCAGGCGCCGTCTGCCGGTCTGGCGGATCTGAGCCGGTGACCCGAACCGTTCCAGCAACGTGAGGACGGCCGGGTGCTGCAACCGCGGCCCCAGCACCCGCTCCAGCGACGGATGGATCTGCGTCAGCAGGCCGTGCGACCGGTTCGCGACCCGGGTCGTCTCGCCGGCCAGGTCGTCGTCGAACCCCACGATCATCTCCAGCTCGGCGATCGTCTCGTCCACGCCGTCGATCGCCCGCAGCGGGTGCGGCAGGGCCCGGGCGGCGTCGGCGATGATGATCGCGTCCTCCGCATCCGTCTTCGCCTCGCCCGGATAGAGGTCGGCGATCCGCCGCATCGTCAGCCCCGGCAGATAGGCGACCGGGCAACCCATGTCCCTCGCGACCGTCAGCGGCAGGGCCCCGATCGAGGCCGGCTGGTCGACCACGACCAGAACGGTCCCGTGCTTGGCCTGGAGTTGGGCGAACAGTTCGCGGAGCTTGGGTTCGATATTGGGCAGGCGTTTGTCGAACGCCTTCTTCCCGGCCGGGTGACGGCCGTGGCGTGGTGTTCGCCCTTGCCCACATCCAGGCCGAGGAAGACGTCGATGCCGTCGGCGTCGATCACGTGCAGGCCCCTCGGGGGGCGTCGTCTCGGCGCGTAGTGATTACGGCGTAATCACTTTCGCCGGGGTCTGGCACTCGCGGGGCAGCTCCGCACTCGACATCACCACGCCGCCACGCCGTCCTGAAGTGACCACACGGCGATCATTACAGGCAGGCTGACTGCGGCGGCGGATGTCGCCGCCGCACCACGGGAGACTGCGCATGACTGACTACTACCCCTACCGCATCTCGAGCAGAAGCGGGGAGCTGATCCTGATCTGGCGGCCGGGAGAGGAGGACGCACCCGATGAACTCCTCGTGGACGACAGTGGTCGGCTCCTTGCGTTCCACGACCTCAAGACGCTCCAGGACTACTGCGCTCACAACGGCTGGGAGCTCGTCATGGAAGAGGCCGCCGCTCTCGATCTCGATGCTGTCCGACGGTGGGCCGAGCACCCTCACCGTGGCCCCGTGTCCGCCGGGCTGCTGCTGGACGCGTGGAACTTCTTCGACGATCTGTCCCGCAGCTTGAAGACCGGCTCACCGCTTCCCGCACCAGGATCGGTCCACGACAACGCCTACGAAAAGGTCTTCAGCGGCGACCCTCTAGCAGCCGACGTCAGCCGGGGAGCCTGGACGGACGAGGAGACGGAAGCCATGAGAGAACTCCTCCGCGCGGGCCTGGACCTGTGGGAACAGGCGGTACAGGGATCCGCCTCCGGCTGACTGACGGACCTGCAACGGCTCCACCCCTGATTCCTGCCGCCGAGGTCGGCGCATCAGATGCCGGGGTCTGGGCCGTACCGAGGCTCGGGGCGTTCATCGACTGACATCGGAAGGTGCTGCAGTTTCACCGGACCTGGGTAGTAGGCGGAGCTCTTGGGGCCGGCCAGGTCCCCGCCGATCAGGTAGCGGTAGAGCCATTCGGCGAAGCTCATGGTGTACCGCGACCATCCGCCTGCCTGTCTTCGGCCATCAGGCATGGAGCGCCAGATTCCACCACTCGGTCGCCGGGTGGCGAAGATGCAGATGACCGTTGAGCTGAACCGGTGCATAGGCGTCGACAAGAACCTGGTAGTCGAATGGCAGATGCACCCCGAGTCGTTGATGGAGACGGGCCCAGGCGGAGGGGTCCGCGTAGCGGTTCTGGGCCGGTCCGAGCCTGGGCCGGTCCGAGCATCGCCAGGGCGGCGGCTGCCGATAGCTGTGTCGGTAGTGATTACGGCGTAATCACTCAGCAGCCCGCCGAGAGACGAGAGCGATGCGGCCTGCCCTACGGCGGGCAGGCCGTGGGTGATCCCACCGAGGTCCGCGCAAGTGGCGTCCTTGTGCTGGCGTCGTGTGCTGTCGCGCAGGACCCCACCAGCAGATCCCGTCACCCAGCACCGGTCCGCCTTTGCTGCTG is from Streptomyces cadmiisoli and encodes:
- a CDS encoding ParA family protein — protein: MNSPATSDREKVVSKLPGWLRQNLKIRAAQHGIEIQAAVEQGIRDWCDLASTIAAVDTSGADSFSTFLPPGQWEEFRQTVTDRRVSLIQGLAQSVQLWLDTNPAPDVTRPEITRRMVVCNQKGGVGKTAVTAGVGEALAEDSNALHPVQVAKALAKALGQSNVQADEAEQNENPLDIENLPGLGQRVLLVDFDPQCHLTNQLGATPLPMNGDSLTNHMAGDPKGDLRDLVVSVDEEKFAGRLHLLPACHDAFLLDVRLSAVRAREAALERALAPLESDYDVIIVDCPPSLGLSMDAAAYYGRRRDGERPGQSGALIVVQAEDSSADAYDLLTTQIDDLRGDLDVDIDYLGIVVNLYDSRRGYIATSSLQGWVDIKDPRVVGLIGDLKEQKEAVRVKQPLLSYAPKSQQAIGMRALAREVL